TCCACTTACACGGTTCAGGTTGTTAAACATCCAGTCTGTGAAGAATGGGGAAACCGGGGCCATCAATTGTGTAATTTTTTCCAAACATTCGTACAATGTCTGGTAAGCACTGATTTTGTCATGGCCATAATCTCCTTTCCAGAACCGGCGACGGCACAAACGCACGTACCAGTTGCTCAGGTGTTCGTCCACAAAGGATTCAATAGCCCTGCCCGCCTGGGTAGGCTCATAGTCATCAAAGGAACTGGTCACGTCCCTGATGAGGGAGTTCAGTACAGAGATGATCCAGCGGTCAATTTCCGGACGCTCCCGTAAGGGTATGTATGCTTCCTTGTATGTAAACTTATCAAGATTAGCATACATAGCAAAGAAGTTATATGTATTATATAAAGTACCGAAGAGCTTGCGTTGCGCTTCTCCGATGCCTTTTACGTCAAATTTGAGGCTGTCCCAGGGGGAAGCGTTGGTGATCAGGTACCAGCGGGTGGCATCTGCACCATATTGCTCAATTGTTTCAAACGGATTCACGACGTTGCCCAGGCGTTTACTCATCTTCTGGCCGTTCTTATCCAGCACTAAACCATTGGAAACCACTGTTTTATACGCAACACTATCAAACAACATCACACCAAGGGCGTGCAGGGTGTAGAACCAGCCACGGGTCTGGTCCACTCCTTCTGCAATGAAATCAGCAGGGAATGCTTCCCCTTTGTCCAGCAGTTCCTTGTTTTCAAACGGATAATGCCATTGTGCATAAGGCATGGCGCCACTGTCAAACCAAACGTCTATCAGGTCCGGTTCCCGGCGCATTGGTTTGCCTGAAGGGCTTACCAGCACGATATCGTCCACATAGGGTTTATGCAGATCAAGGATACCTTCATGCAGATAGGACTTGTTTACGTCGCCACCCAGCACTTCATTTGCCTTCCGGATTTCAGCATTCAGTTCCTCAATACCGCCAATGCATATTTCTTCACTGCCGTCTTCTGTGCGCCATATAGGCAATGGCGTGCCCCAATAGCGGCTGCGGCTCAGGTTCCAGTCCACCATGTTCTCCAGCCAGTTGCCGAAACGACCGGTACCGGTAAAGGCCGGTTTCCAGTTGATGGTCTTGTTCAGCTCTACCATCCGGTCTTTCAGCGCTGTGGTTTTGATGAACCAGGCATCCAGCGGGTAGTACAATACCGGCTTGTCAGTACGCCAGCAGTGAGGATAGGTATGCTCGTATTTTTCAACTTTGAAGGCCCGGTTTTCTTTCTTCAGCTTCACCGCGATATCCACGTCCACATCTTTGTAATCCGGGTCGTCTTTATAATTTTTTACATATCTGCCGGAAAATTCTCCTACGTTGTCGGTAAATTTTCCTTCGCGGTCCACCAGCGTCAGGATGCCGATACCGTATTTTTTACCAACGCGGTTATCGTCCGCGCCAAAAGCAGGAGCCGTATGCACGATACCGGTACCATCTTCAGTGGTCACAAAGTCGCCGATGATCACACGGAACGGATCACCTTCTTCTGGCTGCGTATAGGGCAACAGTTGCTCGTAGCGGATATTTTCCAGCTGGCTGCCTTTAAAGCTGGCCAGTATTTTCCAGGGAATCACTTTATCGCCTTCCTTGTAAGCGTCAAAGTCAGCGTTTTCGCCTTCTGCCTTGAAATATTTGCCCAGCAGGTCTTTTGCCATCACTACATTTACCGGCAGATGGGTATACTGGTTGAAAGTGCTCACCAGTACATACTGAATGTTGGCGCCGACAGTAAGACCGAGGTTGGAAGGCAACGTCCAGGGTGTGGTGGTCCAGGCCAGGAAGAAAACCTCTTCTGAACCCGCAGCATCAAACAGGAATTTGGAGTTTTCCGCGTTTTTTGCCTTGAACATAGCTACCACCGTCGTGTCCTTCACATCTTTGTAAGTTCCGGGCTGGTTCAGCTCATGGGAGCTGAGGCCGGTTCCTGCAGCAGGAGAGTAGGGCTGGATGCTTACACTTTTGTATAACAGGCCTTTTTTGTACAGTGTCTGTAAACTCCACCAGAGGGATTCGATGTATTTGTTGTCAAATGTGATGTAAGGGTCTTTCAGATCCACCCAATAGCCCATCTTCAGGGTAAGGTCATCCCACTTGTCTTTATATTTCAGTACTTCTTTACGGCAGGTCTCGTTATAATCCGCAACAGAGATTTTTTTACCAATGTCTTCTTTGGTAATTCCCAGGGTCTTTTCCACGCCCAGTTCCACCGGCAGGCCATGGGTATCCCATCCGCCCTTGCGTTTCACCTGGAAACCTTTCATGGTCTTGTAGCGGCACACCAGATCTTTCAGGGTACGTGAAATCACATGGTGAATACCTGGCAAACCATTAGCGCTGGGAGGACCTTCATAAAATACAAATGGCGTAGCGCCATCCCGTACTTCCACGCTTTTCTCAAAAGCCTGGTGAAGCTCCCATTGCTGTAATATATCTTTCTCTATCTGAGGTAAATTCAGCTGGTTATATTCCTGATATTTGCTGGACATAAAACAATTCCCCGCCCTTTGATGTTATTTAGACAATAATTGATTAAAATTGTGCGAAGTTAAGAAAATACGATGGCACCTAAAGGGGCAACTTTTCCAAAAACGGGGGTTTTGAAATTTTTTTCGTAAATTTTTTAGTAATTTACAATAAAGAGTATTTATTTTACGTTTTTGGCATTGTTTTAGCTCTTTGCCAGGAAGAATTAGAAAAACCTAAGTCAGTAATTTTAACCCAACGCGGATAAACCATATCTTGATTTATGAAAAAGTTGACGTTAATTTTTTGTGCAGTATTGATCACTTCCGGCACAACTTTTGCACAGCAAAAAAAATCAGTTAAGAAAGCAAAAACAGTTGCTAAAAAGGTGGAAGCACCCGCAGCGGTTAAAAGTTCTTTTGATCAGACCTTTGCCGGAACTACAGACGCCAAGTGGACTAAGACAAGTGCTGGCCACTGGAGCGTAAGTTTCCACAAAGACAACATACAGACTCTTGCAGAGTATGACGCCGACGGCAAATGGATTGCCACCAGAAGCGCATACGATGCACAGACCCTGCCGGAATCAGTGGCTGGTACACTGAAATCAAAATATCCGGCAGCCACCATAAAAGATGGCTGGAAAATTGAGAGAGCAGATGTAGCTGCTTACTACAAAGTAAACATTCAGGACAATGGTGCAGATAAAGCAGTGTTGTTGAACGAAGCAGGCACCGTCACTGAATAATTAAACACGTATTTCATAGGTATAGGGATAAATAGGACAGACCCTGCTCTTTTGGGCGGGGTTTTTCATTTTCCATCACTGCAACGAGGCGCATGGATACTTGCGCCCCAGCGCTTCTCCGGCAACGGCCCCATCTCCAGTAACAACGTACCGCCGTCCATCAGCTGCTGATGCGTGAAAAAAGGCGCATACAACCCTTCCCCGTTTAACCAGGCTTTCTGAATGTATTGATTCTTCACTGAACAATGACGCGCTACAATCGTGAACCGCTTACCGCCCGGTAACCGGATACTGGCCTTGCTGAACACCGGACTTCCAATGGCATAAACAGGCACTCCGGCCGTGACCGGATAAAAGCCTAAAGACGAAAACACCACAAACGCGCTCATCCCACCACCATCTTCATCTCCGGGAATGCCAAAAACATTGTCCTTAAACCATAGGTCCAGCAGCATACGCACCCGCCGCTGCGTTTTCCATGCCGCCCCTACGTAATTGTACAGGTAAGGAATGTGAAATCCCGGTTCATTACCCATGGAAAATTGCCCTACTAACCCGGTAGCGTCCGGAAAGCGATGCCAGAACATATACCGCGGCATCGCCGGTACTGTATGGAACAGCTCGTCCAGCCTTTTTTCAAAAGCCTTTTCTCCTCCCATCAGCCGGACCAATGCCGGGATGTTATGCTGCACTGCCCAGAGATAAGTCCAGCCATTATTCTCATCATAGTAGTCACGGCCACCGGGGCCGCCATCCCACGCTGGATCGATGCCAATCCAGCGCCCGGCACTGTCTTTCGGAAGAAAAAAGCCGGCGCTGTCATGCCACAACCGCCGGAAATTTTCGGCGCGTGCGGCAAACAAAAGACTATCGTCATGAAGATGCAGTTCCCCTGAAAGTTGTGATAATGCCCAGTCATCATAACTGTGCCCTAAAGTGACGGCCACTGCCTGGCGTTTTTCAAACGGATGTACTGCTGCCACTGCTTCTGTATCGCCGGGACGCAGGGCCGGATAATAACCCTTTGCCTGGTAAAAGCTGTCGAGTGGTCCACTGTGGCCATTACGCCAGGGTAGCATCGTTGCTTCCATCGCATTTTTTTTCATGCCTTCATAGGCGACTGCCAACCGTGGTATTTTTAATCCTTTGCGTAAGGCATCCAGAAAAATAATGGTGCTGTGAAAACCATTCATACAAGGATGATCTCCATACAACCGCGGAAATGCAGGCATCCAGCCACTTTGTTCATACATGGTCACATAAGCGTCCAGCATATCTTCTTCCTGCTCCGGATGCAGCACCATCCGCAAAGGATGCAGCGCCTGATAAGTATCCCAGGTGGCGTCATCTACATAAAAAGGACGCCGGGCCACATTGACTTTTTTATTGTAACCGCTATAGTAAAGCGTATCTTCCGTGATATTCACCATCCGTTCATGACAACGATACAGCGCGGTGTAAAATGACCTGCGCTGCGCCTGTGTTCCACCTTCCACCTGAATTTGGCTGGCCACTTCATGCCAGCGGCGCCGGCCTTCCGCTATCACAGCGGCCATATCACGGCCAGCCATTTCCCGCTGAAAATTTTGTTTGGCCTGTTCTGCACTGACATAGGAAACAGCGTATTGCATTACAACCGCATGTTCGTTTCTTTCCGGAAACCGCACGAAATACAAGCTATCCGAAACGAAGCCTGCCGTTATGGCTGTATTAAATCTGCCATATACGTACACCGGAACATCTGCATGAAAAATTGTCCTGGCAGTAAAAGTATTCCCCGAAAAATTCAGGGGAGTAGCAAACAATAATTTTCGATCAGCATCCTGGGGAAATGTAAACCGGTAAACACCGGTTTTACTACCAGGTGCAAACTCCACACGGATACTGTCTTCTATAAGCACAGTGCTGTAATACCAGGGACGTATCACCTCCAACACAGGATCATAGGTACAGCGGCGTTGCCATTCGGCGGGAGATAACGGGCGGGAAGACGGCTTCATGATAAATAGCGCCCCCTCATGATGCGACGCTACCTGTAAAGGAAAACCGGTAATCTGATCATCGGTATAATCTCTCCTCAACGGATATACGCGGACCATCTCGTTGGGCAATTGCATAACCGGCCGGGTGGGTTGTAATAACGTGGATACATTGCCGATAGCAGGGTCCATATATTCTTCCGGCGGCGTTTCACAGCCGGCAAGGAAAAACAAGGCTACCAGCGACAAAAAAAACAATTGCTTTTGCATAAGTTGCCGGTTACACAAACAGGGCCCGCCGTGTAGGCGGGCCCGTTATGACAGTTAAAGCGGGTTATTTGCCGTATTCCAGCACGGCCATTACCGGAAAATGATCGGAAGGCTCTCTGGCTATGTATTTCGAAAGCTTCACTTCTTTTGGAAAATTAGCGGCGTCCGCAGCCTGCTCTTCAGGACGTTTGCTGCGATAGGTGTCTGTCAGTATGCCATAACGGCTTACCTTAAACTGTTTTGTCAGAAAGATGTGATCAATACGACTGTCAGTTTTGCTATCTGACTTAAATGAATTGAATGTTCCGTTCAATGCATAACGTATCGCCGTTATCTCATAGGCATCTTTCATTACACCGGAGTTTTGGATAACGCCATAGGACTCGCTATGCTGGTCCACATTGAAGTCTCCCGTCAGCAACGCCGGTTTGTCGCCTGCAATCTCCTTCACCTTTGCCAGCACCAGTTTGGCACTTTCCGCACGGGCCACCACGCCAACATGGTCCATGTGGAGGTTAAAGAAATAAAACACAAAACCTGTGGACCTATCTTTAAACTCGCCCCAGGAGCATATTCTGGGCAATACAGCGTCCCACCCCTTATTAGGCTTGTCGGTAATGGTTGACAACCAGAAATCGCCATGTCGCAGCAACTGAAAGCGACCGGTTTTGTAGAAGATTGCGGAATGTTCGCCGCCCTGTTTTCCGTCATCACGGCCGATGCCGATAAAATCAAATTCCGGCAGGCTGTCTTTGATATTTACCAACTGATGGTACAGGCATTCCTGTGTTCCGAAAATATCAAAATCGTGAAACCTTATCATGGAAGCTATAACCGGAAATCTTTGTCCCCAGCCATTTCCATGCAGAGAATCTTCTTTGTTGTTATCGTTGCGCATATTATAAGTGGCCACATTAATTCGTTGGCCCGTTACCGTATTTGACAACCACAACAACCCTGCAAAGAGCAGGCAAACAACTTTTTTCATGAGCGTCTTTTTAAATGGTCAATTATTCCACCCAGCCAGGATTTTGTCCCAGTTTGGGATTCAGCTGAAGGTCTGTGTAGGGCACCGGATAAAGGTACTTATAATCTTTCCACTCCTTCGGCACATTGTCCAGCCAGTGAATTTCACCGGAGTTGCCATTGGCAAGCTGCTGCGGGTTTGTCACATTATTGGCGACGGGAGACACGTTGATATAGGTGACGCCTTTCTGCTGGTTAGCCGGTAATGTTTTGTAGAAACACACATCATTTACGCCATCGCCGTTGAGGTCCATCGGCACATCAAGGGCAGGCACATACATACCGTTCCAGGACTGGGCCAGCAACTCGCCTTTTTTCCACCTTACCAGATCATAGAAGCGGAAGCCTTCCAGCACCAGCTCGATACCTCTTTCCCTTCTGATCTCCATCAGGGCCGGATCGGTGATTTCAGGGAAGTAGTTGTTTTTCATATAGGCGTCCACGATAACCGGTTTTGCAGCAGTACCGCTGGTGACGCCGGCGCGGGCGCGCAACGCACCTACCGTTTTGCTCCAGTCATCATCTGAGAGCAGCCCCAGTTCAGCTTGTGCCTCTGCATAGTTGAGCAGTATTTCAGCATAACGCATCAGGGTGATAGCGTTCGTATTATTGCCGCCGTTGTCATAAAAGGTATCATCCAGGCTCCACTTGATAGGCATATAACCTGTATACACGTACGAAAATACCGGAGGTGCAGCGATGGTAGCCCCGTTGCTGGTCCTGGTATAGCCGCTCATACGAATAGTTTGCTGCAAACGTTTATCGCGGTTCTGTGTTTCTTTGAAGAAAGGCAGGGTATCGTACCGGTCAGTATTGGTAAACGGCGTACCATCGATATTCAGATATGTATTGATGAATTTCCGTGTAAAGCTCAGGCGGGCGCCATAGGTAGAGCTGGTATACCACCAGTTGGCATCGTTGAATACGCCGAGGCTGGCGCTGGCGATATTGGCCAGCATGATTTCGGCCGCCACCGGCGCATTGCTGATAAACAGCTGACGATAGGACTGGGCAACGCCGCCACCCTGGTTCAGGGAAAACGCCTTGCTGTCCATAACGGTTTTTGCAGCGGCAGCAGCAGCTTTCAGCCAGTCAGGCGCCGTCGCCATCAGGTTGTAGGAAGTTTGATACCTGCGGAAAGTACCTTCAAACAGACATACTCTTGACTTAAACCCGAGCACCACATTTTTGGTGATCTGGCTGCAGGTAGGATCATTGGCCAGTGTGATGTTGGCGGCAGCGAAGTCCAGATCAGCCACGACAGAGTCCATAATGAGGGTCCGCGGGTCACGGCCGGCATACAGGTTGTTATCGTTCACTTCAAACGGCTTTCCAATCCAGGGCACATCACCGAAACGTTTTACCTTGTCGAAATAAAACCACGCACGAAAGAAGCGGGCCAGTCCGACGTAATTGTTTTTCACAGCCTGTGGCACCTTCGGGTTGTTGCAGTTGGCGATGAAATAGTTGATGTTGCGCAGGTTCTTCCAATCCCAGCCAGTGGCCGTTCTGGAGGTATAAGCTCCCTGGCGCAGGAAATCAGGGACGGCATTGACAGCGCTGTAGTCTGCCATATTATCCGTCTTATAGATATCGTTGATGCCTGGCAACACATCGTAGAAGGAGTTGGAATAAAGCTTCATCCCATCTTCACTGCCGAAGATGGCGTCTTTAGTGGCAGTATCTACCGGCGCCTGGTCCAGGTTTTTGGAGCAACTTCCGGTAAGCACCCAGGCCGTCAGCACTATCCCCAGCCATGTAAGCCTTTTGGAAAGTGCGTTTTTATATTGTTGCATAGTTTATCCTTTTTTCGTTTAGCAATGATGATCAAAGCGTGACACTAATTCCCAGCGTGAAACTTTTGAGGATGGGATAGTTGTTCCCGTTACCGGAGTTGCCGGAATCGGTGACAGTGTCGGAGCGGCCAATGCTTTCCACATCGAGGTCACGGGTGATGCGGTACATCGGCGACCAGGACCAGAGGTTTTCAGCAGAGAGGAATACTCTTGCGGCATTGAGCTTCGCCCTTGAAATCAGCGCCTTAGGCAGATTGTAGCCGATCTGTATATTTTTCAGACGGATATAAGCCACATTCTGCAGGTACTTTGATTGTTGTGCTTTCAGCTCTCCGGCGCCATTCTGGGCCACATAACCACGGTAGCGCGGGAAGTAAGCATCTTGATTATCTTCAGACCAGATGTTGCCGATCTGGGATTTAGGCATATAGTTGTAAGGCCTGTTGTACTGTCCCCAGAAAACATCTGACTCTGCACCTGGCCACCAGTCTTGTTTTCCAACACCCTGAAAGAAAACGCTGAAGAAGATATTGTTCCAGTCGGCGCTGAGGTTGATGCCATAGGTATAGTGTGGCAGCGAGTCGCCGATGATGGTCATATCACCATGATCGCTTAAGGTATTAGCGCCGTTGTTAATGATACCGTCGCCGTTGAGGTCTTTGAATCTGATATCACCAGGCAGCCACTGGCCGGAGTTGGAAGCTTTAAAAAGCGCTTGTGCCTTCGCAGCTGCGGCCACATTGTCTTTGGTCCAATAGCCATCATTTACATAACCCCATATTTCACCCACTTTCTTACCGGCATACCAGTCGGTCAGTTTATTGTTGGTATTATTGTATTTGGTGATGGTAGCGCTGTAGTCGGCCAGTGTGGCGTTAACGCTGTAGTGCAGCGGTTTGGAGGCCACGTTGAACTGATCGCGCCAGCCGAGGGCTATTTCCCATCCGTTGGTTTTGAGATCGGCATAGTTGCCTTTAGGCACATCCGTACCAAAAACGGCAGGCAATGTCTGGCCAACGGTAAACATATTTTTAGTAATCCGCGTATATACGTCACCGGTAAAAGTGAGGCGGCTGTTCAGTGCGGCGAGGTCCAGGCCGAGGTTGCGCGTTGTGGATGTTTCCCAGGTGAGGCCGTCAGGCAATACCACCGGCTGTGACGTCTGTTGCGGGCGCACGCCATTGATTACTCTGCCGGATTGTTTGATCTCCAGCTTCTCCTGGAAAGCATATGATTTGATATTACCATTACCGAGAGAACCATAAGACCCCCTGATTTTCAGATCAGAAACCGCTGTTTCCGGAATATGCCAAAAGGCTTCTTTGGAAAGGCGCCAGCCGCCGGAAACAGAAGGGAAGAAAGCATACCGCTGGCTGGAAGGAAATTTCGACGAGCCGTCGTAGCGGCCATTCACTTCCAGCAGGTAACGGTCTTTATAGGAATAGTTCAACCGGAAAAATTCACCCATAATAGCCCAGCGCTCATAACCGCCGGCGGTGGCTATATTGGTGCCCAGTGCCAGATTCAGGTCTTTAGCATCGCTGTACACGAGGCCGTTGCGGGTAGTGGAAAAACCTTTATAGGTGGACTGCTCGTAGTTGAAACCTGCCATTGCCTTGAAATAATGGTCGGTGCCAAAGCGGGTTTCATATTCTGTATAAATATTAGAGGCCAGATAAAGCGTGTTATAATTGCTCATCATGAGATCATTATAACCAAGACCTACATAAGCGATAGCTCCCGGCGCATTGCTATAGGGAACGGGAACGCGTAAACGCTTCTGGTTATCGGCAGTGTTCTGCACGGTGAAGTCGCCTTTCAGTCGCAGCTTGTCTTTATAGATGTCTGCTGAAAATCCGGTCGTATTTCTGAACACCTGCTTGTTGAGGTCTACACCATTTTTACCGTAGAAGAAATCGCCTACCGTATAGGCAGCTGTGTAGGTGAGGGTGCCATCAGGATTGAAGAGCATGGAAGACGGATGGCCTTCATCTGCCAGGTTACGCCAGATGCCGCCGCCTTCGCCCACGTTGAGCGGATTGTGGTAGTCTCTGCTGGAAAACTCGGTGCTGTTGTAGATGTTCAGGAAAGGGAACAGCTGAATATTTCCTTTTGCACGCAGGTTGTACATCTTGTAATCATCAGAATTAAAACGGAACAGTCCGTCCTGACCATAATACCTGCCGGTAATATAATAACTGGCTTTACCGCTGCTACCCGAAACGGAGAGGTTATGTTCTGCAGCGCTGGTGTGGTTTTTATACAATAAGCCATACCAGTCGGTATTACCATAATATTCATAGTTGCCCGCAGCATTGACGATAGTCTTGGGCAGAGCGGGATTTTCAGCACGTTCTTTCAGCGCGGCCAGATAGGCCTGTGAGAAAGGTTGTGTTTTATTGATATTCTGGGGCACCTGGGAATAATCATTCCAGGCAGTCCAGGCTTCATTGAAGTTTTTAGCGTATTCATAACCGTCCGTCACTACATTAGGTACTGTAGTAGGTTTTTTCAGGGAGTAGTTGGTGGAGTAGGTAACGCTTAATTTGTCTTTTGCCGGTGTTTTGGTGGTGAACAGTACCACACCGAAGGCGCCACGCGCACCATAGATAGCGGCAGAAGCCGCGTCTTTAAGGACAGTAACGCTGGTCACGTCAGCAGGATTGAGCATGCTCGGGTCGCCTTCCACGCCATCGATCAGTACCAGTGCGTTTCCCCCCTGTCCGATGGAAGTGATACCACGGACATTATAGGCCGGGGCCTGTGTGGGCTTACCATCGCCCGGCACGAGGTTCAGGTTGGGCACTACGCCCTGCAGTCCCTGGCTCAGGTTAGGCAACGGACGGTTTTCCAATGCTTTGGCGGATACCTGGGTAACAGCACCTGTCAGGTTTACTTTTTTCTGGGTGCCATAACCCACTACCACCACGTCACTCAGGGAGGACACATTGGTTTTCAGCGCAACCTGAATAAAGGTTTGATTGCCTGCCGCCACAGTATCCGGGCGATAACCGACGAAACTGAAAATCAGCCGGGAGCCGGCCGGGGCATTTAATGAAAAATCGCCTTGCGGGTTGGTACTGGTACCGGACGAGGTGCCCAGCACTTTTACCGTTACACCCGGCAATGGCTGCCCACTTTCATCCAGCACCCTTCCCTTCAGCGGAAGGGTTTGTGCCGAACTGCCGTAAGCATAAGACAACAGCAATAGCATGTATAACCATCTTTTCATGGTGACATT
The Chitinophaga varians genome window above contains:
- a CDS encoding PepSY-like domain-containing protein; this encodes MKKLTLIFCAVLITSGTTFAQQKKSVKKAKTVAKKVEAPAAVKSSFDQTFAGTTDAKWTKTSAGHWSVSFHKDNIQTLAEYDADGKWIATRSAYDAQTLPESVAGTLKSKYPAATIKDGWKIERADVAAYYKVNIQDNGADKAVLLNEAGTVTE
- a CDS encoding GH92 family glycosyl hydrolase, which gives rise to MQKQLFFLSLVALFFLAGCETPPEEYMDPAIGNVSTLLQPTRPVMQLPNEMVRVYPLRRDYTDDQITGFPLQVASHHEGALFIMKPSSRPLSPAEWQRRCTYDPVLEVIRPWYYSTVLIEDSIRVEFAPGSKTGVYRFTFPQDADRKLLFATPLNFSGNTFTARTIFHADVPVYVYGRFNTAITAGFVSDSLYFVRFPERNEHAVVMQYAVSYVSAEQAKQNFQREMAGRDMAAVIAEGRRRWHEVASQIQVEGGTQAQRRSFYTALYRCHERMVNITEDTLYYSGYNKKVNVARRPFYVDDATWDTYQALHPLRMVLHPEQEEDMLDAYVTMYEQSGWMPAFPRLYGDHPCMNGFHSTIIFLDALRKGLKIPRLAVAYEGMKKNAMEATMLPWRNGHSGPLDSFYQAKGYYPALRPGDTEAVAAVHPFEKRQAVAVTLGHSYDDWALSQLSGELHLHDDSLLFAARAENFRRLWHDSAGFFLPKDSAGRWIGIDPAWDGGPGGRDYYDENNGWTYLWAVQHNIPALVRLMGGEKAFEKRLDELFHTVPAMPRYMFWHRFPDATGLVGQFSMGNEPGFHIPYLYNYVGAAWKTQRRVRMLLDLWFKDNVFGIPGDEDGGGMSAFVVFSSLGFYPVTAGVPVYAIGSPVFSKASIRLPGGKRFTIVARHCSVKNQYIQKAWLNGEGLYAPFFTHQQLMDGGTLLLEMGPLPEKRWGASIHAPRCSDGK
- a CDS encoding SusC/RagA family TonB-linked outer membrane protein, which codes for MKRWLYMLLLLSYAYGSSAQTLPLKGRVLDESGQPLPGVTVKVLGTSSGTSTNPQGDFSLNAPAGSRLIFSFVGYRPDTVAAGNQTFIQVALKTNVSSLSDVVVVGYGTQKKVNLTGAVTQVSAKALENRPLPNLSQGLQGVVPNLNLVPGDGKPTQAPAYNVRGITSIGQGGNALVLIDGVEGDPSMLNPADVTSVTVLKDAASAAIYGARGAFGVVLFTTKTPAKDKLSVTYSTNYSLKKPTTVPNVVTDGYEYAKNFNEAWTAWNDYSQVPQNINKTQPFSQAYLAALKERAENPALPKTIVNAAGNYEYYGNTDWYGLLYKNHTSAAEHNLSVSGSSGKASYYITGRYYGQDGLFRFNSDDYKMYNLRAKGNIQLFPFLNIYNSTEFSSRDYHNPLNVGEGGGIWRNLADEGHPSSMLFNPDGTLTYTAAYTVGDFFYGKNGVDLNKQVFRNTTGFSADIYKDKLRLKGDFTVQNTADNQKRLRVPVPYSNAPGAIAYVGLGYNDLMMSNYNTLYLASNIYTEYETRFGTDHYFKAMAGFNYEQSTYKGFSTTRNGLVYSDAKDLNLALGTNIATAGGYERWAIMGEFFRLNYSYKDRYLLEVNGRYDGSSKFPSSQRYAFFPSVSGGWRLSKEAFWHIPETAVSDLKIRGSYGSLGNGNIKSYAFQEKLEIKQSGRVINGVRPQQTSQPVVLPDGLTWETSTTRNLGLDLAALNSRLTFTGDVYTRITKNMFTVGQTLPAVFGTDVPKGNYADLKTNGWEIALGWRDQFNVASKPLHYSVNATLADYSATITKYNNTNNKLTDWYAGKKVGEIWGYVNDGYWTKDNVAAAAKAQALFKASNSGQWLPGDIRFKDLNGDGIINNGANTLSDHGDMTIIGDSLPHYTYGINLSADWNNIFFSVFFQGVGKQDWWPGAESDVFWGQYNRPYNYMPKSQIGNIWSEDNQDAYFPRYRGYVAQNGAGELKAQQSKYLQNVAYIRLKNIQIGYNLPKALISRAKLNAARVFLSAENLWSWSPMYRITRDLDVESIGRSDTVTDSGNSGNGNNYPILKSFTLGISVTL
- the ileS gene encoding isoleucine--tRNA ligase → MSSKYQEYNQLNLPQIEKDILQQWELHQAFEKSVEVRDGATPFVFYEGPPSANGLPGIHHVISRTLKDLVCRYKTMKGFQVKRKGGWDTHGLPVELGVEKTLGITKEDIGKKISVADYNETCRKEVLKYKDKWDDLTLKMGYWVDLKDPYITFDNKYIESLWWSLQTLYKKGLLYKSVSIQPYSPAAGTGLSSHELNQPGTYKDVKDTTVVAMFKAKNAENSKFLFDAAGSEEVFFLAWTTTPWTLPSNLGLTVGANIQYVLVSTFNQYTHLPVNVVMAKDLLGKYFKAEGENADFDAYKEGDKVIPWKILASFKGSQLENIRYEQLLPYTQPEEGDPFRVIIGDFVTTEDGTGIVHTAPAFGADDNRVGKKYGIGILTLVDREGKFTDNVGEFSGRYVKNYKDDPDYKDVDVDIAVKLKKENRAFKVEKYEHTYPHCWRTDKPVLYYPLDAWFIKTTALKDRMVELNKTINWKPAFTGTGRFGNWLENMVDWNLSRSRYWGTPLPIWRTEDGSEEICIGGIEELNAEIRKANEVLGGDVNKSYLHEGILDLHKPYVDDIVLVSPSGKPMRREPDLIDVWFDSGAMPYAQWHYPFENKELLDKGEAFPADFIAEGVDQTRGWFYTLHALGVMLFDSVAYKTVVSNGLVLDKNGQKMSKRLGNVVNPFETIEQYGADATRWYLITNASPWDSLKFDVKGIGEAQRKLFGTLYNTYNFFAMYANLDKFTYKEAYIPLRERPEIDRWIISVLNSLIRDVTSSFDDYEPTQAGRAIESFVDEHLSNWYVRLCRRRFWKGDYGHDKISAYQTLYECLEKITQLMAPVSPFFTDWMFNNLNRVSGRFNAQSIHHTDFPVSDAAAIDSDLEERMQLAQDISSLVLSLRKKVNIKVRQPLQKILIPVSGNHMKDQVEKVEDLIKSEVNVKGIDYLTETGGFIKKKIKPNFKSLGSKMGAKMKTVAAAIGAFTDTDIATIERDGHFNLAVEGEQLQIQLSDVEIISEDIPGWTVANKGALTVALDITITDQLQDEGNARELVNRIQKIRKDSGFELTDRIDVTVESVDSLKSAIINYNDYICTEILADSLDLVEQLQGGTEIEVNDLKFNVLVNKKS
- a CDS encoding endonuclease/exonuclease/phosphatase family protein; the protein is MKKVVCLLFAGLLWLSNTVTGQRINVATYNMRNDNNKEDSLHGNGWGQRFPVIASMIRFHDFDIFGTQECLYHQLVNIKDSLPEFDFIGIGRDDGKQGGEHSAIFYKTGRFQLLRHGDFWLSTITDKPNKGWDAVLPRICSWGEFKDRSTGFVFYFFNLHMDHVGVVARAESAKLVLAKVKEIAGDKPALLTGDFNVDQHSESYGVIQNSGVMKDAYEITAIRYALNGTFNSFKSDSKTDSRIDHIFLTKQFKVSRYGILTDTYRSKRPEEQAADAANFPKEVKLSKYIAREPSDHFPVMAVLEYGK
- a CDS encoding RagB/SusD family nutrient uptake outer membrane protein yields the protein MQQYKNALSKRLTWLGIVLTAWVLTGSCSKNLDQAPVDTATKDAIFGSEDGMKLYSNSFYDVLPGINDIYKTDNMADYSAVNAVPDFLRQGAYTSRTATGWDWKNLRNINYFIANCNNPKVPQAVKNNYVGLARFFRAWFYFDKVKRFGDVPWIGKPFEVNDNNLYAGRDPRTLIMDSVVADLDFAAANITLANDPTCSQITKNVVLGFKSRVCLFEGTFRRYQTSYNLMATAPDWLKAAAAAAKTVMDSKAFSLNQGGGVAQSYRQLFISNAPVAAEIMLANIASASLGVFNDANWWYTSSTYGARLSFTRKFINTYLNIDGTPFTNTDRYDTLPFFKETQNRDKRLQQTIRMSGYTRTSNGATIAAPPVFSYVYTGYMPIKWSLDDTFYDNGGNNTNAITLMRYAEILLNYAEAQAELGLLSDDDWSKTVGALRARAGVTSGTAAKPVIVDAYMKNNYFPEITDPALMEIRRERGIELVLEGFRFYDLVRWKKGELLAQSWNGMYVPALDVPMDLNGDGVNDVCFYKTLPANQQKGVTYINVSPVANNVTNPQQLANGNSGEIHWLDNVPKEWKDYKYLYPVPYTDLQLNPKLGQNPGWVE